In a genomic window of candidate division KSB1 bacterium:
- a CDS encoding efflux RND transporter permease subunit, translated as MCRNLKSFQIMHIAYYTTRRPIATSMFFLAVVLLGVVSFSRLPVNLLPDITFPRLLIWTNYRDVGPVEIEEFVTIPIEETVSTVPGVQRVHSTSRAGISLVTVEFTWGTDMDFTALTLREKLDNLSPILPREVERPVILRVDPRARPIMTLAISGGKNNHHIYTLARDVFKRRLEQIDGIAMATVTGGQKREIQVDVNMARLTALGLSLSQIERALQLANDTRPGGSIKKGRYRYALRTVGEFQSVEEIGATVINTGSGSNNGVTIRLDEIATIRNSFRERQGVTRYNNQEAIGLLVTKESGANTVQVAQKVVRVIDQLKEQYPEVDLVLVDNQAEFISGAINQVKQSLIFGGILAFIVLFFFLHDARNPINIAISMPISIIATFTLMYFAGVSVNMVSLGGLALGVGMLVDNSIVVLENIFRHQEEGLPLQEASVAGVSEVSMAITASTFTTIAVFFPIIYIRGVAGQLFRDQSLTVVFSLLSSLVVALTLLPMVAARWQRKNLNKPQIKESGVQVDSGNRWEKLILFIASLRGKGFQFIKGLFGFWIKHLTQFFRHFTLPAFQAFDRLFARFLEFYEFWLKKALNRTKLVLTVTTICFLLILLLGWQIDRRLMPEVEQHRFTISVQLPPGTILQATEELTTKIENLLYKSPEVKAVFSQVGFIEEDIRQIVTRTGMNTAELQVFLYHDISTKIFMQEIQQSLASLGAESITLRQSQTAIGEILGTNLSDLAVQIRGDDPDAAAVIMATVRQNLTKIKGISQVFSSQEEKRPEIRLIIDREKAAAYDIEPREISGFVQLYMHGSVATDFKEFDRKIPILLRAGLSHRQELDDLLQTPILLRGRSVPLSQVIRIEEVFAPASIEREDQVRKHTLFVGISERGYNAVASDVEEMIADVKLPSGFQIHIGGQRQEMIESFRQMTFAFLLAFVLVFLILAAQFESLLNPFIIILTIPLAIIGVVIGLLVTGQSFNVMSLIGLVVLVGIVVNDAIIKVDFINQARRKGTQLREAILLAGKKRLRPILMTTITTVLALLPMAIGFGDGAELRRPLAIAIIFGLSFATVLTLIIVPVLYQVLDKGDRVQQHG; from the coding sequence GTGTGTCGGAATTTAAAATCTTTTCAAATCATGCACATCGCCTATTACACAACCCGACGTCCTATCGCTACTTCCATGTTTTTTCTCGCAGTGGTTTTATTGGGTGTCGTTTCTTTCTCCCGTTTGCCGGTTAACCTGCTACCGGATATTACTTTCCCCCGATTGCTGATTTGGACCAATTATCGCGATGTCGGACCGGTTGAGATTGAAGAGTTTGTCACCATTCCAATAGAAGAAACCGTATCCACAGTGCCCGGTGTTCAGCGTGTTCATTCGACTTCCCGTGCAGGGATCAGCTTGGTCACTGTGGAATTTACCTGGGGAACGGACATGGATTTCACCGCGCTTACTTTGCGGGAAAAGCTGGACAACCTCTCCCCTATCCTGCCAAGAGAGGTCGAACGGCCGGTGATCCTCCGGGTAGATCCGCGCGCCAGACCGATCATGACCCTGGCAATTTCTGGCGGTAAAAATAACCATCATATATATACATTGGCCAGAGATGTTTTCAAACGCCGTTTAGAGCAAATCGACGGCATCGCAATGGCAACGGTTACCGGCGGACAAAAACGTGAGATTCAGGTTGATGTTAACATGGCCCGCCTGACAGCTTTGGGACTTTCTCTTTCACAAATCGAACGAGCTCTACAGTTGGCCAATGATACGCGGCCGGGCGGCAGCATCAAAAAAGGCCGATATCGTTATGCCTTGCGTACGGTGGGTGAGTTCCAATCGGTCGAAGAAATCGGTGCTACTGTGATTAATACCGGATCAGGCTCCAATAATGGTGTAACAATCCGCCTCGATGAGATAGCCACGATCCGGAATTCTTTCCGTGAAAGACAGGGAGTGACTCGCTATAATAACCAGGAAGCAATAGGCCTTTTGGTTACCAAAGAATCCGGCGCCAACACGGTGCAAGTAGCACAAAAAGTCGTTCGGGTCATTGATCAACTCAAGGAACAATACCCGGAAGTGGATTTGGTTTTAGTGGATAACCAGGCTGAATTTATTTCAGGTGCAATAAACCAGGTTAAGCAGTCGTTGATTTTTGGAGGTATCCTGGCCTTTATAGTGTTGTTCTTCTTTCTTCATGATGCTCGTAATCCCATCAATATTGCTATCTCCATGCCGATCTCGATTATTGCGACATTTACTTTAATGTATTTTGCCGGTGTGAGTGTGAACATGGTCTCCCTTGGTGGTTTGGCCCTGGGGGTCGGCATGCTGGTGGATAATTCCATCGTGGTTCTGGAAAATATTTTTCGCCACCAGGAGGAAGGTCTGCCCTTACAAGAAGCGAGCGTGGCAGGTGTGAGTGAGGTAAGCATGGCCATAACTGCATCCACCTTCACAACCATCGCCGTGTTTTTCCCGATTATCTATATTCGTGGAGTTGCAGGACAACTGTTTCGTGATCAATCGCTAACCGTTGTTTTTTCCTTGCTTTCGTCGCTTGTTGTAGCGTTGACTTTATTGCCAATGGTGGCCGCTCGCTGGCAGCGCAAGAATTTGAATAAACCTCAAATTAAAGAATCCGGGGTTCAGGTTGATTCAGGAAACAGGTGGGAAAAACTGATCCTGTTCATAGCTTCTCTTCGTGGAAAAGGGTTTCAATTCATCAAAGGTTTGTTTGGTTTTTGGATCAAGCATTTGACACAATTTTTTCGCCATTTCACACTTCCTGCTTTTCAGGCATTCGACCGTCTCTTTGCCAGGTTCCTGGAATTTTATGAGTTTTGGCTCAAAAAAGCATTAAATCGTACAAAACTTGTGTTGACCGTTACCACAATTTGCTTTCTGTTAATCCTGTTGTTAGGCTGGCAAATCGATAGACGTCTTATGCCAGAAGTAGAACAACACCGTTTTACTATTTCCGTGCAGCTGCCGCCCGGAACCATTTTGCAGGCTACTGAAGAACTCACCACTAAAATTGAAAACCTGCTTTACAAATCGCCGGAAGTGAAAGCGGTATTTTCGCAAGTCGGTTTTATCGAAGAAGATATCCGACAAATTGTGACCAGAACAGGCATGAATACCGCGGAATTGCAGGTTTTTTTGTACCACGATATTTCAACCAAAATCTTTATGCAAGAAATTCAACAATCACTAGCCAGCCTGGGCGCTGAATCAATCACGTTGCGGCAGTCGCAGACAGCCATTGGAGAAATATTAGGCACTAACTTATCTGATCTTGCCGTGCAGATTCGCGGTGATGATCCTGATGCCGCAGCGGTGATTATGGCTACTGTTCGGCAAAACCTTACCAAAATCAAAGGCATATCCCAGGTTTTTTCCAGTCAAGAGGAAAAACGACCGGAGATTCGTTTGATCATCGACCGTGAAAAAGCCGCTGCCTATGATATTGAGCCAAGAGAAATTTCAGGATTTGTCCAACTTTATATGCACGGCTCAGTCGCCACAGATTTCAAAGAATTTGACCGAAAAATTCCCATTTTACTGCGAGCGGGTTTAAGCCACCGCCAGGAATTGGACGATCTTCTGCAGACACCCATCTTGCTGCGAGGAAGATCTGTCCCCCTTTCCCAGGTTATTCGTATCGAAGAAGTATTTGCGCCTGCATCGATTGAGCGTGAGGACCAGGTACGAAAGCACACTTTGTTTGTGGGTATTTCCGAAAGAGGTTATAACGCTGTCGCAAGTGATGTGGAAGAAATGATAGCCGATGTAAAATTACCATCGGGGTTTCAAATTCACATTGGCGGCCAGCGCCAGGAGATGATCGAATCCTTTCGCCAGATGACCTTTGCTTTTCTGCTGGCATTCGTGTTGGTATTCCTGATCCTGGCAGCCCAATTCGAAAGCCTGCTGAATCCGTTCATTATCATCCTGACCATTCCTTTGGCGATTATCGGTGTGGTTATCGGTTTGCTGGTAACCGGCCAAAGCTTCAATGTGATGTCCTTAATTGGGTTGGTTGTGCTTGTGGGTATCGTGGTGAACGACGCCATCATCAAGGTGGATTTTATTAACCAGGCCCGGCGGAAGGGCACCCAGCTTCGGGAAGCCATACTCCTGGCCGGCAAAAAACGGCTGCGGCCTATTTTGATGACGACCATAACAACGGTGCTGGCCCTGCTGCCCATGGCTATCGGCTTTGGCGATGGCGCCGAGCTGCGGCGGCCACTGGCCATCGCAATTATCTTTGGATTGAGTTTCGCGACTGTGCTGACTTTGATTATTGTGCCGGTGCTCTACCAGGTGTTGGATAAGGGAGATCGTGTGCAGCAACACGGTTGA
- a CDS encoding efflux RND transporter periplasmic adaptor subunit has protein sequence MMGADKTYRNTTIILIIGIVCFLLWFQFFRIENENNDPNNTELDAPDIGASAAIAVQAATAKRDKLIMRISANGRTRAKKQLTLTSQITGIINEITVKEGQEVVSGDLLLMLDDTDYALDLREAEDQLTSATIEYGLQLGIQQGHESSNSAENPLDIHSSENKLKQAKKDFAANEITRPELQLVEQELVAAKIFNSPDKRKLIALNKGLSSALIKRDKANLQFERTKFLAPFSGYIGDIKVVVGMQVTPGTDCLTLVDLNKLLIDIEILESEMAMVRVGRKAEAMFTAFPGEKFPGTVISVNPLIDPEKKTRKATIQLENRDHKIIPGMYSFVKLETQIYKNRLLVPKEAIVLRDQRPVVFIARKSTDGNLRAVWSYVDIGLKNEEYVEILSSRFDLKDGEQVVVSNHYTMIHDALIRIVE, from the coding sequence ATGATGGGGGCAGATAAGACATATAGAAACACAACCATTATCCTGATCATAGGTATTGTTTGCTTTTTACTGTGGTTCCAATTCTTCCGCATTGAAAATGAAAATAATGATCCAAATAATACGGAATTGGACGCCCCGGACATTGGCGCAAGCGCCGCTATTGCCGTGCAAGCGGCAACTGCTAAACGGGATAAGCTCATCATGCGCATTTCAGCCAACGGCCGCACACGCGCTAAAAAACAACTCACCTTGACATCCCAAATCACTGGAATCATAAATGAAATCACCGTTAAAGAAGGCCAGGAAGTCGTTTCCGGTGACTTATTGCTGATGTTGGATGATACCGATTATGCACTTGACCTTCGCGAAGCTGAAGATCAATTAACCAGCGCCACAATCGAATACGGCCTTCAACTTGGTATCCAACAAGGCCATGAAAGCAGTAATAGCGCCGAAAACCCCCTGGATATCCATAGCTCGGAAAACAAGCTTAAGCAAGCAAAAAAAGATTTTGCGGCCAACGAAATAACCAGGCCGGAACTCCAACTTGTTGAGCAAGAGCTTGTTGCAGCGAAAATATTTAATAGCCCGGATAAGCGAAAACTTATTGCTTTGAACAAAGGTTTGAGTTCTGCACTAATCAAACGAGACAAAGCCAATTTACAGTTTGAACGCACTAAATTTTTAGCGCCATTCTCAGGATATATCGGAGATATTAAAGTGGTGGTTGGCATGCAGGTAACCCCCGGCACCGATTGTCTTACCCTTGTCGATTTGAATAAACTCTTAATCGACATTGAGATTCTGGAAAGTGAAATGGCTATGGTCCGGGTTGGTAGAAAAGCAGAGGCAATGTTCACAGCGTTCCCGGGTGAAAAGTTTCCCGGAACAGTCATTTCTGTGAATCCTTTGATTGATCCTGAGAAAAAAACCCGCAAAGCTACTATTCAATTGGAAAACCGCGATCATAAAATAATTCCGGGCATGTACTCTTTTGTAAAATTAGAAACGCAAATCTACAAAAATCGTTTGCTAGTGCCCAAAGAAGCGATTGTGTTACGAGATCAACGACCGGTTGTATTTATTGCCAGGAAATCGACAGATGGAAACCTTCGCGCAGTTTGGAGTTATGTGGATATCGGTTTAAAAAATGAGGAATATGTTGAAATTCTCTCTTCCAGGTTCGATCTAAAGGATGGAGAACAAGTCGTGGTTAGTAACCATTACACCATGATCCATGATGCATTAATTCGAATAGTAGAATAA
- a CDS encoding DUF1028 domain-containing protein has translation MKRIFVVTISTIGFLVAITFLWQYEYQINDSSEKWDPVATFSILGYDPETGEVGGAVQSRVFSVGNGVLWGEANVGIVATQAIVDVSYGTQALALLKKGLSPEDVVKQVWENDPDPRPDSWTKYGRQFAVMNPKGEYKAYTGPKASDWAGQKGGKYVTAQGNILAGEAVVNDMVTAFENTKGHLSLRLLAALEAGQAAGGDARGMQSAAMLIVKEDGGVWLNNDVVLRLQVDDNPEPIKELRRLVEKAVKRFRFGERK, from the coding sequence ATGAAGAGAATATTTGTGGTTACGATAAGCACGATAGGCTTTTTGGTGGCGATTACCTTTTTGTGGCAGTATGAGTACCAGATAAATGATAGTTCTGAAAAATGGGATCCCGTTGCGACTTTTTCAATTCTCGGTTATGATCCCGAAACCGGCGAAGTTGGCGGCGCTGTACAATCCCGGGTGTTTTCGGTTGGCAATGGCGTCTTGTGGGGTGAAGCAAATGTGGGTATCGTCGCAACACAGGCCATTGTCGATGTGAGCTATGGAACACAAGCGCTTGCATTATTAAAAAAGGGGCTTTCACCGGAAGATGTTGTGAAGCAGGTTTGGGAGAATGATCCCGATCCTCGTCCGGACAGTTGGACAAAGTACGGTCGTCAATTTGCGGTTATGAATCCAAAGGGTGAATACAAAGCGTACACCGGACCTAAAGCATCGGATTGGGCTGGTCAAAAAGGGGGTAAATATGTTACGGCTCAAGGCAATATTCTTGCAGGTGAAGCGGTTGTTAACGATATGGTCACGGCTTTTGAAAACACAAAAGGACATCTTTCGTTGCGGCTCCTGGCAGCTCTGGAAGCAGGCCAGGCCGCTGGTGGGGATGCACGCGGTATGCAGTCGGCGGCTATGCTCATCGTCAAAGAGGATGGCGGTGTTTGGCTGAACAATGATGTGGTTTTGCGTTTGCAGGTTGACGATAACCCGGAACCGATCAAAGAGCTGCGTCGACTTGTCGAAAAGGCTGTCAAGCGTTTCAGATTTGGGGAGCGGAAATAA
- a CDS encoding 6-bladed beta-propeller has product MTRLIITFSIVFALLFFDVYSQQLKVTLKEQLVIGDDENASDEYLFAYPMHVNTDSKNNIYIADQNMSKIRVFNQYGQFIKSIGRKGQGPGEMQEVMCMTIDHNDDLIVVDRMSRRFTRFSKMGEEFTTYPMPDNSFIDPWIILPLGLELYALQYRVREDSKYYTNKESSLYNKKEDKLVHIYPIDFSSVLESFVSEDDIWDLSQPFFRAQIDRNAIKIATLGNNAIVIAPWIYEGLLYLYQKVADQWQLKTLRGKIPTHKSYKMLNFSDYPDLKFPRGAYLLSGQSGKFAVRMQNMSRGLFAMNNGTIVHFSVTRSSEEEIIDGVELFEPDGTYIGYGQFENHSMAMEVLWKDKDDRFYIRDSMGFSKIRVMSLEYQKIDEGK; this is encoded by the coding sequence ATGACACGATTGATAATAACATTTTCCATTGTTTTTGCATTACTTTTTTTTGATGTCTATTCACAGCAACTAAAAGTTACTCTAAAAGAACAACTGGTAATTGGAGACGATGAAAACGCATCGGATGAATACCTGTTTGCCTACCCTATGCATGTAAATACAGATAGTAAGAACAATATCTATATAGCTGATCAGAATATGTCTAAAATAAGGGTATTTAACCAATACGGTCAATTTATCAAATCAATAGGTAGAAAAGGCCAGGGCCCCGGAGAAATGCAGGAAGTTATGTGTATGACAATCGACCATAATGATGATTTAATCGTTGTCGACCGCATGAGCAGACGGTTTACACGTTTTTCTAAAATGGGAGAAGAATTTACGACCTATCCCATGCCAGATAACTCCTTTATAGATCCTTGGATTATTCTTCCATTAGGGCTGGAATTATATGCTCTTCAATATCGTGTAAGGGAAGACAGTAAGTATTACACGAATAAAGAGAGCTCATTGTACAATAAGAAAGAGGATAAATTGGTTCATATATATCCAATTGATTTCTCTTCAGTTTTGGAGTCGTTTGTTTCCGAAGATGATATTTGGGATCTTAGCCAACCCTTTTTTCGTGCTCAAATAGACAGAAATGCTATTAAAATTGCTACGTTGGGTAATAATGCAATTGTTATAGCACCCTGGATCTATGAAGGCTTGTTATATCTTTACCAAAAAGTTGCCGATCAATGGCAGTTAAAAACGTTAAGAGGTAAAATTCCAACCCATAAGTCTTATAAAATGCTCAATTTTTCAGATTATCCGGACTTAAAATTTCCTAGAGGAGCTTATTTACTTAGTGGCCAAAGTGGCAAATTTGCTGTCCGTATGCAGAATATGAGCAGGGGATTATTTGCTATGAATAATGGAACTATCGTTCATTTTTCAGTTACTAGATCATCAGAGGAAGAAATAATTGATGGTGTTGAGTTATTTGAGCCTGATGGTACATACATCGGTTATGGCCAGTTTGAAAACCACTCCATGGCTATGGAAGTTCTATGGAAAGATAAGGATGATCGATTTTATATCCGTGATTCCATGGGTTTTTCAAAAATACGAGTTATGAGCCTGGAATACCAAAAGATTGATGAAGGAAAATAA